The genomic DNA CGGCGAACGCGAGCGGAAGGGCGGGTTCGACCACCTCGGACTCGGCGGCCAACTGGGCGAGGTCCCGGTCGAGGGCCGCCCGTGCCTGGTCGACGAGTTGGGCGTGCTTGGCCTGGGCCGCCTCGCGGGCCGCGTCGCCCTGACCGCCGATCCGGCTGCGCGGATCGGACAGGGCCCGGTCGAGCTCCTTCTCCATACGCGAGTCGGCGAAGTCGACCGCGCTGCGGTACGCGGCCATGGTGCGGGCCAGGTCCTCGAACATGCCCCACACCTGGTTGTAGAGCCGCTCTTCCATCGACCACCCGGTCGCGTCGCCGGCGACGGGCCGCGCGGGCTGCCCGGGCGGAGCAGGCGGCGCGGTCGGCGCGGGTGCCGGGGGCGCCCCGGTCTGCCGACGCGGGTGGCTGTAGTCGATCGGGCCGCCGACGGTGGGAGCGGCGGGCTGGGCGGGGGCCGAGTCCGCCGGGTATCCGGACGGCGGCGCCACAGCACCTTGCGCACCGTACGGAACGGTCGGCGGCTGCGGTGCTACGGCTCCGGAGGCGCCCTGTGTCGTAGGTCCGCTCGCGTCGGAGCCGAGGGCCGGTGTGGCCGCCTGACGGGTGCGGTCGCCGTCCGCGGTGCGTGGTGGGGGCGCCGCCACGGAGCGGGCGAGGCCCTGGGCCACCGCTTCGTTGATGCTGCCCGCGAGGTGGAGGGCCTCGGGCAGGCCCTGGTCGGTGAGGAGTTCGGCGAGGCCGCCCGCGTAGCCCTGGCCGACTGCGCGCACTTTCCAGGCGCCCTGTCTGCGGTACAACTCCAGGGCCACGACGGCCGATTCGGCGTCCAGGCCGGTGATCGTGTAACTGGCGACCTCCGTGCCGTCGAGGCCGGTGACCGCGACGAAGGGGGAGGCAACGGCGCCGAAGCGGGCGGGGCCGTCGGTGCCGAGGGGCAGGGCGAGCAGCACGCTGACGCGGTGCACGGTCTCCGGCATGGCGCCCAGGTCCACCGCGAGGCGGTGGTCGGCGGCCGCCTGCTTGGAGACCTCCAGGCCGGCCAGGGTGGGTGTGCCCGGGTGGGCCACCCACTCCACGCCGTGGATCCTGCCGTGCTCGTCGCCGAGTGTGGCGGCGGCCACGACCGGCCTGCCCGCCGCGACCCGGATCTCCAGGTGCACCTGGGAGAGCGGGTGGTTCTGCCCTCGCACCAGCTCGGCCGCCATCGCTCTCGTCCCCCTGCTCAGCCGTGTCGTGTGGTGTGCGCCGGGCCGCCCTAGAGGTGCGGCAGGATCGCCGGCATCAGGTCCTGGAAGGTACGGCCGTTCGTCGGCGTGCCGAGGGCCGTCAGCGTCCAGCCCGAGCCGGAGCGGTGCACCTTCGCCATGATCTGGGCCGTGTACTGGCCGCCGCCCGCGAGCGTGTAGCGGGCCAGCTCCTGGCCGTTGGTCTCGTCGACCAGGCGGCAGAACGCGTTCTGCACCTCCTGGAAGGTCTGACCCGTGAAGGAGTTCACGGTGAAGACGATCTGGTCGATGTGGACCGGCACGCGCGCGAGGTCGACGAGGATCGCCTCGTCGTCGCCGCCCTGGCCGACACCGCCGACGAGGTTGTCACCGGTGTGGCGCACGGAGCCGTCGTCGCTCACCAGGTGGCGGAAGAACACGACGTCGACCGGCTGCTTGTCCGCGAACAGGACGGCGGACGCGTCGAGGTCGATCTCCCGGGTGCGCGAGCCGAACAGGCCGCGCCGGGGAGCCGCCTGCCAGCCGAGACCCATGCGCACCGCGGTCAGGCCGGTCCCGTCGTTCTTCTGCAGACTGATGGCCTGACCCTTGGTCATGTTGACGGTCACGGCTGATCCCCTCTCGAACTGTCCCCTGTTGCCGCGGAATCCGCGGATGTCCAGAACCCTACGCAGCGCCACTGACAGTGCCGAACCCCGCATCGGACTTTGTGTCGGTCTTGCAACACAGAGCGCATACCCCGAGGTCCGGCGGTCCACCCTGGCGGTCAGGCCAGGCCCCCCTCCTTCATCTGCCTCAGTTCCTTCTTCATCTCGTGGACCTCGTCGCGCAGCCGGGCCGCGACCTCGAACTGCAGGTCCGCGGCGGCGGCGCGCATGCGCTCCGTCATCTGCTCGATCTGCTCGGCGAGTTCGGCCGCCGGGCGGTCGGTCGGCACCCCGTCCTGGGCCTTGCCCTTCGCGGACCTGGCGCTCTTCGCGGCCTTGCCGCCGAGCGCGGGCACGGGGGCCTTGGCGCCCTTGCCGTCCTTGCTCTTGCGGTAGCCCGAGCCGAGCAACTGCTCCGTGTCGACGTCCTCGCGGGCGATCTGCGCGACGATGTCGTTGATCTTCTTGCGGAGCGGCTGCGGGTCGATGCCGCGCTCCGTGTTGTACGCGACCTGCTTCTCCCGGCGGCGGTTGGTCTCCTCGATGGCCTTCTCCATCGCCGGGGTGATCCGGTCGGCGTACATGTGGACCTGACCGGAGACGTTGCGCGCCGCGCGGCCGATGGTCTGGATCAGGGAGGTGCCGGAGCGCAGGAAGCCTTCCTTGTCGGCGTCCAGGATGGCCACCAGGGACACCTCGGGCAGGTCGAGGCCTTCACGCAGGAGGTTGATGCCCACCAGGACGTCGAACTCGCCGGAGCGCAGTTCGCGCAGCAGCTCGATGCGGCGCAGGGTGTCGACGTCGCTGTGCAGGTAGCGGACCTGGATGCCGAGTTCGAGGAAGTAGTCGGTGAGGTCCTCGGCCATCTTCTTGGTGAGCGTGGTGACCAGGACCCGCTCGTCCTTCTCGGTGCGCTTGCGGATCTCGTGCACCAGGTCGTCGATCTGGCCCTCGGTGGGCTTGACGACGACCTCGGGGTCGATGAGGCCGGTGGGGCGGATGATCTGCTCGACGGCGCCGTCCGCGCGCGAGAGTTCGTACTTGCCGGGGGTCGCCGACAGGTAGACCGTCTGCCCGATGCGCTGCTGGAACTCTTCCCACTTCAGGGGGCGGTTGTCCAGGGCGGAGGGCAGCCGGAAGCCGTGGTCGACGAGCGTGCGCTTGCGGGAGGCGTCGCCCTCGTACATGGCGCCGATCTGCGGGACCGTGTTGTGCGACTCGTCGATGACGAGCAGGAAGTCCTCGGGGAAGTAGTCGATCAGGGTGTTCGGCGCGGAGCCGGGCTCGCGGCCGTCGAAGTGCATCGAGTAGTTCTCCACGCCGGAGCAGGAGCCGATCTGGCGGAGCATCTCCAGGTCGTACGTGGTCCGCATCCGCAGGCGCTGGGCCTCCAGGAGCTTGCCCTGCTTGTCCATCTCGGCCAGCCGCTCGCCGAGTTCCTTCTCGATGTCGTTGACGGCCCGCTCCATGCGCTCGGGGCCCGCGATGTAGTGGGAGGCCGGGAAGACGTAGAGGTGCTCGTCCTCGCTGATGATCTCGCCGGTGAGCGGGTGGAGGGTGGAGAGCGCCTCGATCTCGTCGCCGAACATCTCGATGCGGACGGCCAGTTCCTCGTAGACCGGGAAGATCTCGATGGTGTCGCCGCGGACGCGGAAGGTGCCGCGGCTGAAGGCCACGTCGTTGCGCGTGTACTGGATGTCCACGAAGCGCCGCAGCAGTTGGTCGCGGTCGATCTCGTCGCCGACCTTGAGGGGGACCATGCGGTCCACGTACTCCTGCGGCGTACCGAGGCCGTAGATGCAGGACACGGAGGCGACGACGATGACGTCGCGGCGGGTGAGCAGCGAGTTGGTCGCGGAGTGGCGCAGGCGCTCGACCTCCTCGTTGACCGAGGAGTCCTTCTCGATGTAGGTGTCCGACTGCGGGACGTAGGCCTCGGGCTGGTAGTAGTCGTAGTACGAGACGAAGTACTCGACCGCGTTGTTCGGCAGGAGCTCGCGGAACTCGTTGGCCAACTGGGCGGCCAGGGTCTTGTTCGGCGCCATCACCAGGGTGGGGCGCTGGAGCTTCTCGATCATCCACGCGGTGGTGGCGGACTTTCCGGTGCCGGTCGCGCCCAGCAGGACGACGTCCTTCTCACCTGCCTCGACGCGTCGGGCCAGCTCGGCGATGGCCGCCGGCTGGTCGCCGCTGGGCTGGTAGGAACTGACGACCTCGAAGGGCGCCACCGTGCGTTCGATGTGGGAAACGGGCCGCATGGAACCAACCGTACGACCCGCCACTGACAACGGGGTCGGATCAGCGGTTCTGCGGGGTGCGGGAGCCGCGGTGTCCGAGGTCCCGGTCGGCGCGGACGGAGGCGCGCCGGGGGTACGGGACGAGGGCGCCGGCCGGGACGCCGGGCTTGTGCTCGACGGGGGTCCGGACGGGCTTCCCCATGACCATCATCGGGTCGAACATCACGACGACGCCGGCCAGGAGGAGGAAAGCGAGGGGGCCGATCATCATGGGCGCCAGCAGTGCCGCCGGCGACACTCCGTCG from Streptomyces sp. NBC_01478 includes the following:
- a CDS encoding TerD family protein encodes the protein MAAELVRGQNHPLSQVHLEIRVAAGRPVVAAATLGDEHGRIHGVEWVAHPGTPTLAGLEVSKQAAADHRLAVDLGAMPETVHRVSVLLALPLGTDGPARFGAVASPFVAVTGLDGTEVASYTITGLDAESAVVALELYRRQGAWKVRAVGQGYAGGLAELLTDQGLPEALHLAGSINEAVAQGLARSVAAPPPRTADGDRTRQAATPALGSDASGPTTQGASGAVAPQPPTVPYGAQGAVAPPSGYPADSAPAQPAAPTVGGPIDYSHPRRQTGAPPAPAPTAPPAPPGQPARPVAGDATGWSMEERLYNQVWGMFEDLARTMAAYRSAVDFADSRMEKELDRALSDPRSRIGGQGDAAREAAQAKHAQLVDQARAALDRDLAQLAAESEVVEPALPLAFAGWDNPVWHGYRVPMEFPMALRLGDLHLPESPELRIPMLVRLPLERGLWIDSAGGESVDGSFADSHELRRLALDTAVAHAARLLAVYPAGEFAVHVIDPAGSAAQALVPLVHTGVLAAPPAVGAAGVADVLTRLTQRVDLVQMAVRGGAADSLPPGLDTAEQLLIVNDFPHGFDDRSVTQLRYLADEGPAVGVHLMMVADREDAAGYGPLLDPLWRSLMRLTPLPDDHLADPWVGHAWTYEPSRVPPGSQVLRQVLTEVATARTKHR
- a CDS encoding TerD family protein, which gives rise to MTVNMTKGQAISLQKNDGTGLTAVRMGLGWQAAPRRGLFGSRTREIDLDASAVLFADKQPVDVVFFRHLVSDDGSVRHTGDNLVGGVGQGGDDEAILVDLARVPVHIDQIVFTVNSFTGQTFQEVQNAFCRLVDETNGQELARYTLAGGGQYTAQIMAKVHRSGSGWTLTALGTPTNGRTFQDLMPAILPHL
- the uvrB gene encoding excinuclease ABC subunit UvrB codes for the protein MRPVSHIERTVAPFEVVSSYQPSGDQPAAIAELARRVEAGEKDVVLLGATGTGKSATTAWMIEKLQRPTLVMAPNKTLAAQLANEFRELLPNNAVEYFVSYYDYYQPEAYVPQSDTYIEKDSSVNEEVERLRHSATNSLLTRRDVIVVASVSCIYGLGTPQEYVDRMVPLKVGDEIDRDQLLRRFVDIQYTRNDVAFSRGTFRVRGDTIEIFPVYEELAVRIEMFGDEIEALSTLHPLTGEIISEDEHLYVFPASHYIAGPERMERAVNDIEKELGERLAEMDKQGKLLEAQRLRMRTTYDLEMLRQIGSCSGVENYSMHFDGREPGSAPNTLIDYFPEDFLLVIDESHNTVPQIGAMYEGDASRKRTLVDHGFRLPSALDNRPLKWEEFQQRIGQTVYLSATPGKYELSRADGAVEQIIRPTGLIDPEVVVKPTEGQIDDLVHEIRKRTEKDERVLVTTLTKKMAEDLTDYFLELGIQVRYLHSDVDTLRRIELLRELRSGEFDVLVGINLLREGLDLPEVSLVAILDADKEGFLRSGTSLIQTIGRAARNVSGQVHMYADRITPAMEKAIEETNRRREKQVAYNTERGIDPQPLRKKINDIVAQIAREDVDTEQLLGSGYRKSKDGKGAKAPVPALGGKAAKSARSAKGKAQDGVPTDRPAAELAEQIEQMTERMRAAAADLQFEVAARLRDEVHEMKKELRQMKEGGLA